A genomic window from Micromonospora ferruginea includes:
- a CDS encoding phage distal tail protein: MPVYVGTIATPPPPVDPPSPIPTPAPPPIDPGRPVAVWIAPDGTEWPLTNDSTLFFTLNAVTGWGAAPINIVADDHPRGGTRVRHIQPQARTITWPLRVRADTHLELVAGWRALARAFTQTRRLGPGRLRVLRPNGDAREITCYYQQGFDGEPGQGHTYDTAVLSLYCEDPFWRAIRPQSLPYAYGTAVSYLSPYLTVSPSSVLGVATAVNEGDIEAWPSWTIVGPATALVATNRTTGEAFTLTGTLTSGQVATITTDPPAVRGPGGANWTGKLTWPGAQLWALQPGLNDVEFAVAGAAAGTAITLSYVPRYETA, translated from the coding sequence ATGCCCGTCTACGTCGGCACCATCGCGACACCACCGCCGCCGGTCGACCCGCCGTCACCGATCCCCACACCGGCGCCGCCGCCGATCGACCCGGGCCGGCCGGTGGCGGTATGGATCGCCCCGGACGGCACGGAGTGGCCGCTCACGAACGACTCGACGTTGTTCTTCACGCTGAACGCGGTGACCGGGTGGGGCGCGGCGCCGATCAACATCGTGGCCGACGACCACCCGCGTGGCGGCACCCGGGTGCGGCACATCCAGCCGCAGGCCCGCACGATCACGTGGCCGCTGCGGGTGCGGGCGGACACTCACCTGGAGCTGGTGGCCGGATGGCGGGCGCTCGCGCGGGCGTTCACCCAGACCCGCCGGCTCGGGCCGGGCCGGCTGCGGGTGCTACGCCCGAACGGCGACGCCCGGGAGATTACCTGCTACTACCAGCAGGGCTTCGACGGCGAGCCCGGCCAGGGCCACACGTACGACACGGCGGTGCTGAGCCTCTACTGCGAGGATCCGTTCTGGCGGGCGATCCGGCCGCAGAGCCTGCCGTACGCGTACGGCACGGCAGTGTCGTACCTGTCGCCGTACCTGACGGTTTCGCCGTCGTCGGTGCTCGGCGTCGCGACCGCGGTCAACGAGGGCGACATCGAGGCCTGGCCGTCCTGGACGATCGTCGGGCCGGCCACCGCGCTCGTCGCGACGAACCGGACCACCGGTGAGGCGTTCACCCTGACCGGCACCCTGACCTCCGGGCAGGTCGCCACCATCACCACCGACCCGCCCGCCGTGCGCGGGCCGGGCGGCGCGAACTGGACCGGCAAGCTCACCTGGCCCGGCGCGCAGCTGTGGGCGTTGCAGCCCGGCCTGAACGACGTGGAGTTCGCCGTCGCCGGTGCGGCCGCCGGCACGGCGATCACCCTGTCCTACGTCCCTCGATACGAGACGGCCTGA
- a CDS encoding phage tail tape measure protein: protein MGLVAAAGFGAAVAMAAKFDKQMSEVAAVSDATGKELDQLRQAALKAGADTAFSATEAAKAEAELAKAGLKTSDILGGALNGSLALAAAGSLDLAESADIAAKTMNVFKLKGADVGHIADVLAAAANKSATDVHEMGEALKQGGLAANAAGMGLEETVGTLAAFADRALVGSDAGTSLKTALMMLQAPTDKARALMDQLGIAAYDTNGEFIGTTRLAGVLQKALGGLTQEQRNAALAAIFGADGMRAANIMYELGEKGIQDYVKAVDDQGAAADVAAKKMDNLAGDVEKLKGSLETMAIEAGSGANGGLRLLVQAAGALVDELGQLPPALTSTLTVMAGVAGGAMLLGAGWVRVRRSTRDMLEELREVGPQGQRAARGLETTAKWAGRVTLAFAAFELAGTAVGAMQKDLNPQIDAMARGLGEWGKTGRLAGESARVLGTDMQDLAVGLKFLADTDNSRRQWTKGLQEGLEAIIPGLDGTNTSLTRTKERVDAMDSALAQLASGGKADEAAAAFNRLAEAAAKDGVSIEELKVLFPQYAAALEVAGKASTGAAGGVQQVGGAAGQAADQVQELKEAFDALFEQEMSYDKSLLAYKQGIADVKEELRDGTRTLNDNTQAGRDNIAAVLEQVDRIKALRDARLEHGETLDEVNGKYVKDIDGLRRTMLQAGYTKGEVDALIGKYKAVPGNVSTNVSAPGTTKATGQVQDFNFAVRSVPPSKTVPFWATTAEAKAAVEALKAKINELKDKHIYISGTVRWTSTGDLKVPGGTQLKNRWGGVYEHAATGLLREAQIAAPQGPARYAWAEPQTGGELFAPRFGDMARTRALVGYAIENWWGGWERFAPAATAGGGAAGGQVSNHYYWQPRTATATMADFQAYQARQDALARVGRPR, encoded by the coding sequence ATGGGTCTCGTCGCCGCGGCCGGGTTCGGTGCGGCCGTGGCGATGGCCGCGAAGTTCGACAAGCAGATGTCGGAAGTCGCGGCGGTCTCCGACGCCACCGGCAAGGAGCTTGACCAGCTTCGGCAGGCCGCCTTGAAGGCCGGGGCCGACACGGCGTTCTCCGCGACCGAGGCGGCGAAGGCGGAGGCCGAGCTGGCCAAGGCCGGCTTGAAGACCTCCGACATCCTCGGCGGCGCGCTCAACGGGTCCCTGGCCCTGGCCGCGGCTGGGTCGCTGGACCTGGCCGAGTCGGCGGACATCGCCGCGAAGACGATGAACGTCTTCAAGCTCAAGGGCGCCGACGTCGGGCACATCGCCGACGTCCTCGCGGCCGCGGCCAACAAGTCCGCGACCGACGTGCACGAGATGGGCGAGGCGCTCAAGCAGGGCGGCCTGGCGGCCAACGCGGCCGGTATGGGCTTGGAGGAGACCGTCGGCACGCTGGCGGCGTTCGCCGACCGGGCGCTCGTGGGCTCGGACGCTGGCACGTCGCTGAAGACCGCTCTGATGATGCTTCAGGCGCCGACGGATAAGGCCCGGGCGCTGATGGACCAGTTGGGCATCGCCGCGTACGACACGAACGGCGAGTTCATCGGCACGACGCGGCTGGCCGGGGTGTTGCAGAAGGCCCTTGGCGGGCTCACCCAGGAGCAGCGCAACGCGGCGCTCGCTGCGATCTTCGGCGCGGACGGTATGCGCGCGGCGAACATCATGTACGAGCTGGGCGAGAAGGGCATCCAGGACTACGTCAAGGCCGTCGACGACCAGGGTGCCGCCGCCGACGTCGCGGCGAAGAAGATGGACAACCTCGCCGGCGACGTTGAGAAACTCAAGGGATCGCTGGAAACGATGGCCATCGAGGCCGGCTCCGGAGCGAATGGTGGCCTGCGGCTGCTGGTGCAGGCGGCCGGCGCGCTCGTCGACGAGCTGGGGCAGTTGCCGCCGGCGCTGACGTCGACCCTCACCGTCATGGCGGGGGTGGCCGGTGGGGCGATGCTCCTCGGCGCGGGCTGGGTGCGGGTTCGCCGGTCGACGCGGGACATGCTCGAGGAGCTGCGCGAGGTCGGCCCGCAGGGGCAGCGGGCCGCCCGAGGGCTGGAGACGACGGCGAAGTGGGCGGGTCGGGTGACGCTGGCGTTCGCCGCGTTCGAGCTGGCCGGCACGGCCGTCGGCGCGATGCAGAAGGACCTGAACCCGCAGATCGACGCTATGGCCCGAGGCCTCGGCGAGTGGGGTAAGACCGGCCGGCTCGCCGGCGAATCGGCCCGCGTGCTGGGTACGGACATGCAGGACCTGGCGGTCGGGCTGAAGTTCCTGGCCGACACCGACAACTCGCGCCGCCAGTGGACCAAGGGGCTCCAGGAGGGACTCGAGGCGATCATCCCGGGTCTGGACGGCACCAACACCTCGCTGACCCGCACGAAGGAGCGCGTCGACGCGATGGACTCGGCGCTGGCGCAGCTCGCCTCGGGTGGTAAGGCCGACGAGGCTGCGGCCGCGTTCAACCGGCTCGCGGAGGCAGCCGCGAAGGACGGCGTCTCGATCGAGGAGCTGAAGGTGCTGTTCCCGCAGTACGCGGCCGCGCTCGAGGTGGCTGGGAAGGCCTCGACCGGCGCCGCGGGCGGGGTGCAGCAGGTCGGCGGGGCCGCCGGCCAGGCCGCCGACCAGGTGCAGGAGTTGAAGGAAGCGTTCGACGCCCTGTTCGAGCAGGAGATGTCGTACGACAAGTCGTTGCTGGCCTACAAGCAGGGCATCGCCGACGTCAAGGAGGAGCTGCGCGACGGCACCCGCACGCTGAACGACAACACCCAGGCTGGCCGGGACAACATCGCCGCGGTGTTGGAGCAGGTCGACCGGATCAAGGCGCTGCGGGATGCCCGGCTGGAGCACGGCGAGACTCTCGACGAGGTCAACGGCAAGTACGTCAAGGACATCGACGGGCTGCGTCGCACGATGTTGCAGGCGGGCTACACCAAGGGTGAAGTCGACGCGCTGATCGGCAAGTACAAGGCGGTGCCGGGCAACGTGTCGACGAACGTGTCGGCTCCGGGCACCACGAAGGCGACCGGGCAGGTGCAGGACTTCAACTTCGCCGTGAGGTCGGTACCGCCCAGCAAGACGGTGCCGTTCTGGGCGACGACGGCGGAGGCCAAGGCCGCCGTCGAGGCGCTCAAGGCGAAGATCAACGAGCTGAAGGACAAGCACATCTACATCTCCGGCACGGTCCGCTGGACCAGCACCGGCGACCTGAAGGTGCCGGGCGGCACCCAGCTGAAGAACCGGTGGGGTGGCGTGTACGAGCACGCGGCGACCGGGCTGCTGCGGGAGGCGCAGATCGCGGCGCCGCAGGGCCCGGCCCGGTACGCGTGGGCGGAACCGCAGACCGGTGGGGAACTGTTCGCCCCCCGGTTCGGGGACATGGCCCGGACGCGGGCGCTGGTCGGGTACGCGATCGAGAACTGGTGGGGCGGCTGGGAGCGGTTCGCGCCAGCGGCGACCGCTGGCGGCGGCGCGGCCGGCGGACAGGTCAGCAACCACTACTACTGGCAGCCGCGCACGGCCACGGCCACCATGGCCGACTTCCAGGCCTACCAGGCACGGCAGGACGCGCTCGCGCGGGTGGGGAGGCCACGGTAG
- a CDS encoding DUF6093 family protein, whose translation MSAGGALARARRAAERLMVDQCRIRRAGGATEDDDGNVTPTYTTLYEGRCKVQQQAVQSRPSDAGEASLLMVRRELHLPVVASAGVRAGDRVELTACTYDPDLVGRELVVRDEAAKSMATARRLGVEEMTS comes from the coding sequence GTGAGCGCGGGCGGCGCGCTCGCGCGGGCCCGCCGGGCGGCGGAGCGGCTGATGGTCGACCAGTGCCGGATCCGGCGGGCCGGTGGCGCGACCGAGGACGATGACGGGAACGTCACCCCCACCTACACGACCCTCTACGAGGGGCGGTGCAAGGTGCAGCAGCAGGCGGTGCAGTCCCGGCCCTCGGATGCCGGTGAGGCGTCGCTGTTGATGGTCCGCCGCGAGCTGCACCTGCCGGTCGTGGCGTCGGCTGGCGTGCGCGCCGGTGACCGGGTCGAGTTGACCGCCTGCACGTACGACCCCGACCTGGTTGGCCGCGAGCTGGTGGTCCGCGACGAGGCGGCGAAGAGCATGGCCACCGCCCGGCGCCTCGGTGTGGAGGAGATGACGAGCTGA
- a CDS encoding phage major capsid protein, translating into MPYNNLISRTSAQALIPEVVANDLLDGLANDSVALQMFRQVRMSTNQTRMPVLAALPTAYFVNGDTGLKQTTQVDWANKYLNVEEIAAIVPIPEAVLDDASFDVWGNVMPLLRDAIARALDAAVIFGTNKPASWPAAIAVDAASAGNVVNRSVGTPRTDKAGISGYFSDLFATVEADGFDVNGIAANTAYKGLLRNVRDANGQQLPEVNANSVYGVQVRYPMRGLWPAPATGAVEAIAGDFTQGILGIRQDITYKVLDQAVIQDGSGVIQYNLAQQDMVALRVVFRSAFQVANTLNYDQPVAGNRYPFAVMKQAA; encoded by the coding sequence GTGCCGTACAACAACCTGATCTCGCGCACCAGCGCGCAGGCGCTCATCCCCGAGGTCGTCGCCAACGACCTGCTCGACGGGCTGGCCAACGACTCCGTGGCCCTGCAGATGTTCCGGCAGGTGCGGATGTCGACCAACCAGACCCGCATGCCGGTGCTGGCCGCCCTGCCGACGGCGTACTTCGTCAACGGCGACACCGGCCTGAAGCAGACCACCCAGGTGGACTGGGCCAACAAGTACCTCAACGTCGAGGAGATCGCGGCGATCGTGCCGATCCCCGAGGCGGTCCTCGACGACGCGTCGTTCGACGTGTGGGGCAACGTGATGCCGCTGCTGCGCGACGCCATCGCCCGGGCCCTGGACGCGGCGGTCATCTTCGGCACCAACAAGCCGGCGAGCTGGCCGGCCGCGATCGCCGTGGACGCGGCGAGCGCCGGCAACGTCGTCAACCGGTCCGTCGGCACCCCGCGTACCGACAAGGCCGGCATCAGCGGCTACTTCTCCGACCTGTTCGCCACCGTCGAGGCCGACGGCTTCGACGTCAACGGCATCGCCGCGAACACCGCGTACAAGGGGCTGCTGCGCAACGTCCGCGACGCCAACGGCCAGCAGCTGCCGGAGGTCAACGCCAACTCGGTCTACGGCGTGCAGGTCCGCTACCCGATGCGCGGTCTGTGGCCGGCCCCGGCCACCGGCGCCGTCGAGGCGATCGCCGGTGACTTCACCCAGGGGATCCTCGGCATCCGCCAGGACATCACCTACAAGGTGCTGGACCAGGCGGTCATCCAGGACGGCTCCGGGGTCATCCAGTACAACCTGGCCCAGCAGGACATGGTCGCCCTGCGGGTGGTGTTCCGCAGCGCCTTCCAGGTCGCGAACACCCTCAACTACGACCAGCCCGTCGCGGGCAACCGGTACCCGTTCGCCGTGATGAAGCAGGCCGCGTAA
- a CDS encoding capsid assembly scaffolding protein Gp46 family protein, with protein sequence MAEDSITTAGEDTATESGEQANQAPDELRDPGKKALQEERAKARKATRELAEAQARLKEFEDRDKTELQKLTEAQQTAEQRAAAAEQALARYRVATAKGVPADLVDRLRGDTEDELAADADRLLEVIGVRRPPNFDGGARTTAAAAPDMNALIRQAAGRQ encoded by the coding sequence ATGGCTGAGGACAGCATCACCACGGCCGGCGAGGACACCGCGACGGAGTCCGGCGAGCAGGCCAACCAGGCGCCCGACGAGCTGCGCGACCCCGGCAAGAAGGCGCTGCAGGAGGAGCGGGCCAAGGCCCGCAAAGCGACCCGCGAGCTGGCCGAGGCGCAGGCCCGGCTGAAGGAGTTCGAGGACCGCGACAAGACCGAACTGCAGAAGCTCACCGAGGCGCAGCAGACCGCCGAGCAGCGGGCCGCCGCAGCGGAGCAGGCCCTGGCCCGATACCGGGTCGCGACCGCCAAGGGCGTCCCGGCCGACCTCGTCGACCGGCTGCGCGGCGACACCGAAGACGAGCTGGCCGCCGACGCCGACCGGCTCCTCGAGGTGATCGGCGTCCGCCGGCCGCCGAACTTCGACGGCGGGGCCCGCACCACCGCGGCGGCCGCGCCCGACATGAACGCGCTGATCCGGCAGGCCGCCGGACGGCAGTAA
- a CDS encoding phage portal protein, translating into MTQPEQPLTPDWWVRRLYRRLQEQARTFELYDAYYRGEPPRLPWLPEQAQDEFARLLKLTKANYMGLVIDSMVERMQIEGFRVGDQPDADAGTWDIWQASNMDSLFDQVLLESAICGSSYLLVAPNPDRPDRPLLHAEHPTQAIVEYAPGTARQVRAAGLKVWLDDWTSRLMATLYLPDGIFKYEADAPRSGAVPNPQWRRRAVAGESWPAPNPLGEVPLVEIANNPRLLSGGVSEIADVIGIQDRIHKTLADRLMTQDFGAFPQKWATGFPEEDDDGNENRIDVGRNRMVTSDVEETRFGQWDAAPLDPYSGAKREDVKDVASRTRTPAQYLLGEMSNVNGETLKASESGLVSKVRQRHRTSGEGAEDAAGLARRVAQLAGQGERIEAIWRNPEFRTEGELMDALVKARQTLQVPVEALWERWGASQEEIRRWSQMLDAEAERDPIGAATRSLGQQDLVQG; encoded by the coding sequence GTGACGCAGCCTGAGCAGCCGCTGACCCCGGACTGGTGGGTCCGCCGGCTCTACCGGCGCCTGCAGGAGCAGGCACGCACCTTCGAGCTGTACGACGCCTACTACCGGGGCGAGCCGCCGAGGTTGCCGTGGCTGCCGGAGCAGGCCCAGGATGAGTTCGCGCGGCTGCTGAAGCTGACGAAGGCCAACTACATGGGCCTGGTCATCGACAGCATGGTCGAGCGGATGCAGATCGAGGGCTTCCGGGTGGGTGACCAGCCGGACGCCGACGCCGGGACGTGGGACATCTGGCAGGCCAGCAACATGGACAGCCTGTTCGACCAGGTGCTGCTGGAGTCGGCGATCTGCGGCAGCTCGTACCTGCTGGTCGCGCCGAACCCGGACCGGCCGGACCGGCCGCTGCTGCACGCCGAGCACCCGACCCAGGCGATCGTCGAGTACGCGCCGGGCACGGCCCGGCAGGTCCGGGCGGCCGGGTTGAAGGTGTGGCTCGACGACTGGACCAGCCGGCTGATGGCCACGCTCTACCTGCCTGACGGGATCTTCAAGTACGAGGCCGACGCGCCGCGCTCCGGTGCGGTGCCGAACCCGCAGTGGCGGCGCCGCGCGGTGGCCGGTGAGAGCTGGCCGGCGCCGAACCCGCTCGGCGAGGTGCCGCTGGTCGAGATCGCGAACAACCCGCGGCTGCTGTCGGGCGGGGTCAGCGAGATCGCCGACGTGATCGGCATCCAGGACCGCATCCACAAGACGCTCGCCGACCGGCTGATGACGCAGGACTTCGGGGCGTTCCCGCAGAAGTGGGCGACCGGGTTCCCGGAGGAAGACGACGACGGCAACGAGAACCGCATCGACGTCGGCCGGAACCGGATGGTCACCTCCGACGTGGAGGAGACCCGGTTCGGGCAGTGGGACGCGGCGCCGCTCGACCCGTACTCGGGTGCGAAGCGGGAGGACGTGAAGGACGTCGCGTCGCGCACCCGCACGCCGGCGCAGTACCTGCTCGGCGAGATGAGCAACGTCAACGGGGAGACCTTGAAGGCCAGCGAGAGCGGCCTGGTGTCGAAGGTCCGGCAGCGGCACCGTACGTCCGGGGAGGGCGCGGAGGACGCGGCCGGCCTGGCGCGGCGGGTTGCCCAGCTGGCCGGGCAGGGTGAGCGGATCGAGGCGATCTGGCGGAACCCGGAGTTCCGCACCGAGGGCGAGCTGATGGACGCGCTGGTCAAGGCGCGGCAGACGCTGCAGGTGCCGGTGGAGGCGCTGTGGGAGCGGTGGGGGGCCTCGCAGGAGGAGATCCGCCGCTGGTCGCAGATGCTCGACGCCGAGGCGGAGCGGGACCCGATCGGCGCGGCCACCCGATCCCTGGGCCAGCAGGACCTGGTGCAGGGCTGA
- a CDS encoding helix-turn-helix domain-containing protein encodes MTIRPVDRWEWLDLIRRARLGRTTKLVAVMLALYANEDGSKVFPGIARLSVVCELGYNTVKASLADLREAGWIERVGHGTLGGRADEYRLTVTDGAPVPTPSDIERQIERIRSAKRGVRPSRQAARPTDDTTVRPTALAAQPVDNSDVQPTAQAARPTTEPAVRPTPQAARDDTTEDRAAHSTGRTDDRAARSTDTVRPTARAATNHVPKPLTPPDQPTADLRTAVTHSREGEAANEPDSDEGGSTGDARLLRLVAGTPDLTVGTLRGVGFCIPCHAAGKTVLAADPVNGGECLFHLRRSAS; translated from the coding sequence ATGACGATCCGCCCCGTCGACCGGTGGGAATGGCTGGACCTGATCCGCCGCGCCCGCCTCGGCCGCACCACCAAGCTGGTCGCGGTCATGCTCGCCCTCTACGCCAACGAGGACGGCTCCAAGGTGTTCCCCGGCATCGCCCGCCTGTCCGTGGTGTGCGAGCTGGGCTACAACACCGTGAAGGCCTCGCTGGCGGACCTGCGTGAGGCCGGGTGGATCGAGCGCGTCGGCCACGGCACCCTCGGCGGCCGCGCCGACGAATACCGGCTCACCGTCACCGACGGCGCGCCCGTCCCGACGCCCTCCGACATCGAACGGCAGATCGAGCGGATCCGATCCGCGAAGCGGGGCGTGCGGCCCAGCCGCCAGGCCGCACGCCCCACCGACGACACCACCGTGCGGCCCACCGCGCTGGCTGCACAGCCTGTGGATAACTCCGACGTGCAGCCCACGGCGCAGGCCGCACGCCCCACCACCGAACCCGCCGTGCGGCCCACCCCACAGGCCGCACGCGACGACACCACCGAGGACCGTGCGGCCCACTCCACGGGCCGCACCGACGACCGTGCGGCCCGTTCCACGGACACCGTGCGGCCCACGGCGCGGGCTGCCACCAACCATGTACCTAAACCTCTAACACCACCCGACCAACCGACAGCTGATCTTCGTACGGCCGTCACCCACTCGCGCGAGGGCGAGGCCGCGAACGAACCGGATTCTGATGAGGGTGGGTCGACCGGCGACGCCCGGCTGCTGCGGCTCGTCGCCGGCACCCCCGACCTGACCGTCGGCACCCTGCGTGGCGTCGGGTTCTGCATCCCCTGCCACGCCGCCGGCAAGACCGTCCTCGCCGCCGACCCCGTCAACGGCGGCGAATGCCTCTTCCACCTCCGCCGGAGCGCATCGTGA